The Eleutherodactylus coqui strain aEleCoq1 chromosome 6, aEleCoq1.hap1, whole genome shotgun sequence genome window below encodes:
- the LOC136631614 gene encoding protein S100-G-like: protein MVACLDIKLRLVVIFCLFCSPVLSKKNTMPLLEKILTDFSKIYSKYAKLEGKEDAMSVTEFTLFLKESFTKFLEGKKPDAVERLLASIDDDQDGELSFKEYVNFLMQYLAALGNNQKRM, encoded by the exons ATG GTGGCTTGTCTGGACATAAAGCTGCGCCTCGTCGTCATCTTCTGTCTGTTTTGCTCTCCTGTGCTGTCTAAG aaaaacacGATGCCGCTGCTGGAGAAAATTCTTACGGACTTCtcaaaaatctacagcaaatatgCAAAGTTGGAGGGGAAGGAGGACGCCATGAGCGTCACGGAGTTCACACTCTTCCTAAAGGAGAGCTTTACAAAATTCTTGGAG GGTAAGAAGCCGGACGCGGTGGAGAGGTTGCTGGCTTCCATTGATGACGATCAAGATGGTGAGCTGTCGTTCAAGGAGTACGTTAACTTCCTGATGCAGTACCTCGCGGCCCTCGGCAACAATCAGAAAAGGATGTAG